Proteins encoded together in one Quercus lobata isolate SW786 chromosome 3, ValleyOak3.0 Primary Assembly, whole genome shotgun sequence window:
- the LOC115982990 gene encoding MDIS1-interacting receptor like kinase 2-like translates to MFKYIIILIFASFSASFVTSSPTATTEGQEVEALLKWQASIDNQNQSLFSSWVGNSPCNWSGISCNEFRSVIQINLTGSGLKGTLHAFSFSFFPNLLGLNLSNNSLYGTIPSFLGNLSKLIYLDLSCNQLFGRIPSEIGLMRTLRIVYLFENNINESIPYEIGILSSLSELALFKNNLTGSVPASIGSLGNLSTLLLYNNGLSGTIPQEIGMLKSLSELDLSINNLTGSIPTSIGNLANLTVLFLFSNNFYGSVPSAIGNLTILTKLRLMGNQLSGPIPREFGKLKFLTHLGLFMNKLNGSIPVEMNNLTYLKYLVFSNNMLSGSLPQHICIGGSLELFTAHDNYLTGPIPISLRNCSSLYRLRLERNLLTGNISEQFGVYPNLNYIDLSYNNFYGELSPKWGQCHNLQSLKISNNRISGVILPQLGGRIQLHLLDLSSNHIAGEIPRELERLTLLYNLTLADNELLGRVPPEIGNLSNLRILNLAANNLTGSIPRQLEACSKLQYLNFSKNRFTESIPYEIGNIYSLQNLDLGQNLLMGEIPPQLGNLENLETLNLSHNELSRSISSTFADMSSLTNIDISYNQLEGPLPNSKPFLEAPIDGFINNKDLCGNATGLNACPSTISNGPNGKESRKVVILILVPSFGALLLIFSVVGFLYVLLNCRRVRNNQNSPREARNDNMFTIWSYDGKMVYENIIDATKEFDPKYCIGVGGYGSVYKAELPTGQVIAVKKLHPLEDDGIANLDSFENEIRALTEIRHCNIVRLYGFCSHSRHSFLVYEFLEGGSLGKKLSNKEEATKFGWIKRINIVKGVAEGLSYMHHDCSPPIVHRDISCKNILLDSEHNAHISDFGTTKVLKPDSSNWSLFAGTFGYAAPKLAYTMEVNEKCDVYSFGVVTLEVIMGKHPGALISLLSSSSSSSATTSTAHGTLLKDVLDQRLKPPRNQVARMVVSIAKLAFACLETNPQSRPTMQQISRELSIKRSPLSEMFGKITLGQLLV, encoded by the exons ATGTTCAAATATATTATCATCCTCATCTTTGCATCATTTTCTGCTTCCTTTGTAACTTCATCTCCAACAGCAACAACAGAAGGACAAGAAGTAGAGGCGCTTCTAAAGTGGCAAGCAAGCATTGACAACCAAAACCagtctctcttttcttcatgGGTTGGAAACAGCCCTTGCAATTGGAGTGGAATTTCTTGCAATGAGTTTAGAAGTGTCATACAGATAAACCTCACAGGTTCTGGTTTAAAAGGTACCCTCCATGCTTTCAGCTTCTCGTTCTTCCCCAATCTCTTAGGTCTTAATCTTAGCAACAACTCACTATATGGAACTATTCCTTCATTCTTAGGTAACCTTTCTAAGCTCATCTACCTTGATTTGTCTTGCAATCAACTATTTGGAAGAATACCATCTGAAATAGGCCTAATGAGAACTCTACGAATAGTTTACTTATTTGAAAACAATATTAATGAATCCATTCCCTATGAAATAGGAATATTGAGCTCACTCAGTGAGCTAGCTTTGTTTAAGAACAATTTAACGGGTTCAGTACCTGCTTCAATAGGAAGTTTGGGAAATTTATCCACTCTTTTACTTTATAACAATGGACTTTCTGGAACAATCCCCCAAGAGATAGGAATGCTAAAATCTCTAAGCGAGCTTGATTTGTCAATAAACAATCTAACAGGATCAATCCCTACATCTATAGGAAACTTGGCAAACTTAACTGTTCTATTCCTTTTTAGCAATAACTTTTATGGATCCGTTCCTTCTGCTATAGGAAACTTAACCATTCTCACCAAGTTGCGCCTTATGGGAAATCAATTATCCGGACCCATCCCACGAGAATTTGGAAAACTCAAATTTCTCACCCATCTAGGATTGTTCATGAATAAATTGAATGGCTCCATTCCTGTAGAAATGAATAATCTTACATATTTGAAGTACTTGGTGTTCAGTAACAACATGTTGTCCGGTTCTCTTCCACAACATATATGCATTGGTGGATCACTTGAATTATTCACAGCACATGACAATTATTTGACAGGCCCCATCCCAATAAGCTTAAGAAACTGCTCCAGCTTGTATAGATTAAGGCTTGAAAGAAACCTGCTAACAGGAAATATATCAGAACAGTTTGGGGTATATCCCAATTTGAACTACATTGACTTGAGTTATAACAATTTCTATGGAGAACTTTCTCCGAAGTGGGGTCAGTGCCATAATTTACAGAGTCTGAAAATCTCCAACAATAGAATTTCAGGTGTAATACTTCCTCAGCTTGGGGGAAGGATTCAGCTACATCTACTTGATCTCTCCTCTAATCATATAGCTGGAGAGATTCCAAGGGAGTTGGAGAGGCTAACATTATTGTACAACCTTACACTAGCTGATAATGAACTTCTAGGTAGAGTACCACCAGAAATTGGAAATTTGTCCAATTTAAGAATTCTTAATCTGGCGGCAAACAATCTAACTGGATCAATTCCTAGGCAGTTAGAGGCATGCTCCAAGTTACAGTACttaaatttcagcaaaaatagaTTTACAGAGAGTATTCCCTATGAAATTGGCAACATATACTCTCTTCAAAATCTTGATCTCGGTCAGAATTTACTTATGGGAGAGATACCACCACAGCTTGGAAATTTGGAAAACTTGGAAACATTGAATCTTTCTCATAATGAGCTCTCCCGTTCCATCTCATCGACTTTTGCTGACATGTCAAGTTTGACAAATATTGATATATCTTACAATCAGTTGGAGGGCCCTCTCCCCAACAGCAAACCATTCCTTGAGGCTCCAATTGACGGattcattaataataaagaCCTGTGTGGAAACGCTACAGGTTTGAATGCTTGCCCCTCGACAATCAGTAATGGCCCTAATGGCAAAGAGAGTAGAAAAgttgtgattttgattttagtcCCTTCTTTTGGTGCCCTGCTTCTTATTTTCAGTGTAGTTGGGTTTCTTTATGTTCTTCTCAACTGCCGAAGGGTGAGGAACAATCAGAACAGTCCAAGAGAAGCACGGAATGATAATATGTTCACCATTTGGAGCTATGATGGGAAAATGGTGTATGAAAACATCATTGATGCAACAAAAGAATTTGACCCCAAATATTGTATTGGAGTAGGAGGGTATGGAAGTGTTTATAAAGCTGAACTGCCAACAGGTCAGGTAATTGCAGTGAAGAAACTTCACCCATTAGAGGATGACGGAATCGCCAATCTAGATAGTTTTGAGAATGAGATTCGTGCATTGACAGAAATTCGACATTGCAACATTGTAAGGCTTTATGGGTTTTGTTCACATTCGCGACACTCATTTTTGGTTTATGAGTTCTTGGAAGGGGGAAGCTTGGGAAAGAAACTTAGCAACAAGGAAGAGGCAACAAAATTTGGATGGATTAAGAGGATAAACATTGTTAAAGGTGTGGCCGAAGGTTTGTCCTATATGCACCACGACTGCTCACCTCCAATAGTTCATCGAGACATATCATGCAAGAACATCTTGTTGGACTCAGAACACAATGCTCACATATCAGATTTTGGCACAACTAAAGTTTTGAAGCCTGACTCATCCAATTGGTCTTTATTTGCCGGCACGTTTGGATATGCTGCTCCAA AACTTGCATATACGATGGAAGTGAATGAGAAATGCGATGTTTATAGCTTTGGAGTGGTGACATTGGAAGTGATCATGGGAAAGCATCCAGGAGCTCTCATCTCACTTctctcatcatcatcttcatcatcagcaACAACTTCAACTGCCCATGGTACACTATTGAAGGATGTGTTGGATCAACGACTCAAACCTCCTAGAAATCAAGTCGCAAGGATGGTGGTGTCTATTGCAAAGCTTGCATTTGCATGCCTGGAAACTAATCCTCAATCTCGTCCAACCATGCAGCAAATTTCCCGGGAGCTATCTATCAAAAGATCTCCTCTGTCAGAGATGTTTGGCAAGATTACCTTGGGACAATTGTTGGTGTGA